A window of Hevea brasiliensis isolate MT/VB/25A 57/8 chromosome 14, ASM3005281v1, whole genome shotgun sequence contains these coding sequences:
- the LOC110636597 gene encoding uncharacterized protein LOC110636597: protein METFSVKVYSSVIGEGNKEPCKGYFDAPTVPIFSGKIGIQRLEGLKVEWNILKGIWPEMFQAGFLNSLKVIELLGLPVGCAHLLLDFLQRLPNLEKLVLSDSLMEETFLDELNIHNKENPRSLAQLKGLVLSKLPKLRCMVNTQPFENLKNLEVSKCHGMINLITSTAARRLVQLTQISVTDCEIIQEIVASVGDEVADKIWFSHLKYLELRRLPCLTSFSFGYYTFIFQSLREVIITECPQMKTFAQGRASTPTLRKMQADGEVKFEFEWNRKGNLNEIIQESYKRFTGMDDEEN from the exons ATGGAGACATTTTCAGTTAAAGTTTACTCAAGTGTGATTGGAGAGGGAAACAAAGAACCTTGCAAGGGATATTTTGATGCTCCTACTGTACCGATTTTCAGTGGCAAG ATTGGGATTCAGAGGTTAGAAGGACTGAAGGTGGAATGGAACATACTGAAGGGGATATGGCCTGAAATGTTTCAAGCAGGGTTCCTTAACAGCCTGAAAGTAATTGAGCTGCTAGGCTTGCCTGTTGGGTGTGCACATTTGCTTTTAGATTTCCTTCAAAGGTTACCCAATCTAGAGAAGCTTGTTCTGAGTGATTCTTTAATGGAAGAAACATTCCTAGATGAACTGAACATTCACAACAAAGAAAATCCTAGGTCACTTGCACAATTGAAAGGACTCGTGTTGTCTAAGTTGCCAAAACTTAGGTGTATGGTGAATACCCAACCGTTTGAAAATCTGAAGAATTTGGAAGTATCAAAATGTCATGGAATGATTAATCTGATAACTTCCACAGCAGCTAGAAGGCTGGTGCAACTCACTCAAATAAGCGTAACCGACTGTGAAATTATACAAGAAATAGTAGCGAGTGTGGGAGATGAAGTAGCTGATAAGATATGGTTCAGCCATCTAAAATACTTGGAACTTCGGAGGTTACCATGCCTTACAAGTTTCAGTTTTGGTTATTATACGTTCATTTTCCAATCTTTGCGAGAGGTGATTATCACAGAATGCCCCCAGATGAAGACTTTTGCTCAAGGACGCGCAAGTACACCAACGCTAAGGAAAATGCAAGCAGATGGTGAAGTTAAATTTGAATTTGAATGGAATCGGAAAGGTAACCTAAATGAGATCATACAAGAGTCATACAAGAGATTCACTGGAATG gatgatgaagaaaattga